A genomic stretch from Chaetodon auriga isolate fChaAug3 chromosome 17, fChaAug3.hap1, whole genome shotgun sequence includes:
- the gja9b gene encoding gap junction protein alpha 9b produces the protein MGDWNFLGGILEEVHIHSTMVGKIWLTILFIFRMLVLGVAAEDVWNDEQSDFICNTDQPGCRNVCYDQAFPISLIRYWVLQVIFVSSPSLVYMGHAIYQLRALEKERHCKKVALRREMEAVDVELVEVRRRIEKEMRQLEQGKLNKAPLRGSLLCTYVAHIVTRSVVEVSFMMGQYILYGHHLSPLYKCEREPCPNVVDCFVSRPTEKTVFMMFMQAIACISLFLSLLEIMHLGFKKLKKGILDYYPHLKDDLDDYYANKSKKNSVVHQVCMGTSVSRKTTIPTAPCGYTLLLEKQGNGPTYPLLNASSAFVPIQGDPGAKPDSHKDGKEGVPSPTEQNSNSNNTSSETRSPPADKQDEPEEQPSPHHEDMERARSEYPTLPVADTSSCTTLSGIVRKSRRVSPPWNCSTLVEGNGSDSGDSYHGSSSMKLRSSCVGPRARVLSKSDIKRPSRSQSPESAGELSSVSRHSRDSNSPTASSPNRRVSAASSASSRRAPTDLQI, from the coding sequence ATGGGAGACTGGAACTTCCTTGGAGGGATCTTGGAGGAGGTGCATATCCACTCCACCATGGTCGGCAAGATCTGGCTGACCATCCTGTTCATCTTCCGGATGTTGGTGCTGGGCGTCGCGGCAGAGGACGTGTGGAACGACGAGCAGTCAGACTTCATCTGCAACACCGACCAGCCTGGCTGCCGCAACGTCTGCTACGACCAGGCCTTCCCCATCTCCCTCATCCGCTACTGGGTGCTCCAGGTGATTTTTGTGTCCTCACCCTCCCTGGTGTACATGGGCCATGCCATCTACCAGCTGCGAGCTCTGGAGAAGGAGCGCCACTGCAAGAAAGTGGCTCTCCGTCGGGAGATGGAGGCGGTGGAtgtggagctggtggaggtgcGGAGGAGGATTGAAAAGGAGATGAGGCAGCTGGAGCAGGGGAAGCTCAACAAAGCGCCGCTGAGGGGTTCTCTGTTGTGCACTTATGTGGCCCACATCGTCACTCGCTCAGTGGTGGAGGTCAGCTTCATGATGGGTCAGTACATCCTCTACGGACACCACCTGAGCCCACTTTACAAGTGTGAAAGGGAACCGTGCCCAAATGTGGTCGACTGCTTCGTCTCCAGGCCCACTgagaaaactgttttcatgatGTTCATGCAAGCGATTGCCTGcatctccctcttcctcagcctcctTGAGATCATGCACCTGGGATTCAAGAAGCTTAAGAAAGGCATCCTGGACTACTACCCACATCTGAAGGACGATCTTGATGATTATTATGCCAACAAGTCAAAAAAGAACTCGGTTGTGCATCAGGTTTGCATGGGCACGTCTGTGAGTCGCAAGACCACTATTCCCACAGCACCATGTGGATACACCTTGCTGTTGGAGAAGCAGGGCAATGGGCCGACCTACCCTCTCCTCAATGCCTCCTCTGCCTTCGTCCCAATACAAGGAGACCCTGGCGCAAAGCCAGACAGCCACAAGGATGGCAAGGAGGGAGTGCCGAGCCCCACGGAGCAAAACAGCAACTCCAACAACACAAGCAGCGAGACgcgctctcctcctgcagacaaacaggacGAGCCAGAGGAACAACCCTCACCCCATCATGAGGACATGGAGCGTGCAAGGTCTGAGTACCCCACCCTCCCTGTGGCAgacacctcctcctgcacaaCACTGTCAGGCATTGTGAGGAAGTCACGGAGGGTCAGTCCACCGTGGAACTGCTCCACTCTGGTGGAGGGGAACGGCTCGGACAGTGGAGACTCCTACCACgggagcagcagcatgaagctACGGAGCAGCTGCGTCGGGCCCCGAGCGAGGGTGCTCTCTAAATCAGACATTAAGAGACCGAGCAGGTCCCAGAGCCCAGAGTCTGCAGGGGAGCTGAGCTCTGTATCTCGACACAGCCGTGACAGCAACAGCCCCACCGCCTCCTCGCCAAACCGCAGAGTGTCAGCGGCGAGCAGTGCCAGCAGCAGACGAGCTCCAACTGATCTGCAGATATAA
- the mycbp gene encoding C-Myc-binding protein isoform X1 produces MAHYRASESKREQFRRYLEKSGVLDTITNVLVALYEETDKPNNALDFIKLHLGAAGSEPADTEALRVELADLRQKCNLLVEENKALRNRLMQYEPSPDNGAAE; encoded by the exons ATGGCCCATTACAGA GCCTCAGAATCGAAGCGTGAACAATTTCGAAGATATCTTGAGAAGTCTGGCGTCCTCGACACAATAACAAACG TTTTAGTGGCACTTTATGAAGAGACTGACAAACCTAACAATGCACTGGA TTTCATAAAGCTTCACCTCGGTGCGGCTGGTTCAGAACCAGCAGACACTGAGGCTCTTCGCGTGGAGCTGGCTGATCTACGGCAGAAATGTAACCTGCTCGTGGAGGAGAACAAAGCGCTGAGAAACAGG CTGATGCAGTATGAACCATCACCTGATAAtggagcagcagagtga
- the mycbp gene encoding C-Myc-binding protein isoform X2 → MAHYRASESKREQFRRYLEKSGVLDTITNVLVALYEETDKPNNALDFIKLHLGAAGSEPADTEALRVELADLRQKCNLLVEENKALRNRVRCC, encoded by the exons ATGGCCCATTACAGA GCCTCAGAATCGAAGCGTGAACAATTTCGAAGATATCTTGAGAAGTCTGGCGTCCTCGACACAATAACAAACG TTTTAGTGGCACTTTATGAAGAGACTGACAAACCTAACAATGCACTGGA TTTCATAAAGCTTCACCTCGGTGCGGCTGGTTCAGAACCAGCAGACACTGAGGCTCTTCGCGTGGAGCTGGCTGATCTACGGCAGAAATGTAACCTGCTCGTGGAGGAGAACAAAGCGCTGAGAAACAGGGTGAGATGCTG CTGA
- the LOC143335672 gene encoding sialin, which translates to MPPPNGYPVNSARSNKSEDSEPLIENDAVHPQCCSVRLNLSVLMFFGFAVVYALRVNLSVAMVAMVNTTDPTLAKNSSISQACPVPQGTDNTTDPFLQPEGIPQYLWDSETQGWLLGAFFFGYLCTEIPGGYLSGHYGGSIFLGLGVLGTAVLTLLTPLAAQMGSHWLFALRALEGFGEGVTFPSMMAMWARWAPPLERSRLMTLSGSGANFGAFVALPLTGYICQTLGWPAVFYIFGASGCVWSVFWFIFVSDDPRTHRRISKEERDYIINSIGPQGTGHGWSVPLLPMLLSVPLWAIIITQMCSNWSYYTLFTSLPTYMNIILHFDLKSNGFLSALPYLGAWLFSMLSGVVADLLIERKVFSVTVVRKLFTLAGSLPAAAFLVAVNYVGCSHILTVVFLTLSTTIGGATAPGVFINQIDIAPRYAGFLLGITNTFGTIPGVVAPIVTGYFTEDHSLAGWRNVFWLAAGINIAGAIIYTLFGSGKMQPWAITEEERAEADKKRSSSVSA; encoded by the exons ATGCCGCCACCAAATGGCTACCCCGTCAACTCAGCCCGTTCCAACAAGAGCGAGGACAGCGAACCCCTCATCGAGAATGATGCAG TCCATCCCCAGTGCTGCTCGGTCCGCCTCAACCTGTCCGTCCTCATGTTCTTCGGCTTCGCTGTGGTCTACGCTCTCCGGGTCAACCTCAGTGTTGCCATGGTAGCCATGGTGAATACCACTGACCCCACGCTAGCCAAGAACAGCTCCATATCCCAGGCCTGTCCAGTGCCACAAGGGACGGACAACACGACTGATCCCTTCCTGCAGCCTGAGGGG ATCCCTCAGTACCTGTGGGACTCTGAGACTCAGGGCTGGCTGCTGGGAGCCTTCTTCTTCGGCTACCTGTGCACAGAGATCCCGGGGGGCTACCTGTCCGGTCACTATGGGGGCAGCATCTTCCTGGGTTTGGGTGTCCTGGGCACCGCCGTCCTCACTCTACTCACCCCTCTGGCGGCTCAGATGGGGTCGCACTGGCTGTTTGCTCTGAGAGCCCTGGAGGGCTTTGGAGAG GGTGTGACGTTCCCCTCCATGATGGCGATGTGGGCTCGGTGGGCTCCTCCTCTGGAGCGCTCGCGCCTGATGACCCTGTCGGGATCTGGGGCCAACTTCGGGGCCTTTGTGGCTCTGCCGCTCACCGGCTACATCTGCCAGACCTTAGGCTGGCCCGCTGTCTTCTACATCTTTG gGGCTTCTGGTTGCGTCTGGTCAGtcttttggtttatttttgtttccgATGACCCTCGCACCCACCGTCGAAtcagcaaagaggagagagattaCATCATAAACTCCATCGGACCTCAG GGTACAGGTCACGGCTGGTCCGTGCCGCTGCTGCCCATGCTGCTGTCGGTCCCCCTGTGGGCCATCATCATCACCCAGATGTGTTCAAACTGGTCCTACTACACGCTGTTCACCTCCCTGCCCACCTACATGAACATCATCCTGCACTTTGACCTGAAATCG aatggcttcctctctgctctgccgtACCTCGGCGCCTGGTTGTTCTCGATGCTGTCGGGCGTCGTGGCCGACCTCCTCATCGAGAGGAAGGTGTTCAGCGTCACCGTCGTACGTAAGCTGTTTACACTCGCTG gctcgCTGCCCGCTGCAGCTTTCCTGGTGGCTGTGAATTACGTGGGCTGCAGCCACATCCTCACCGTCGTCTTCCTCACGCTGTCCACAACCATAGGAGGGGCCACCGCCCCCGGAGTCTTCATCAACCAGATAGACATCGCTCCTCG GTATGCAGGGTTCCTTCTGGGAATCACCAACACATTCGGGACCATTCCTGGAGTTGTGGCACCTATTGTTACAGGATACTTCACTGAGGAT CACTCCCTGGCAGGCTGGAGAAACGTGTTCTGGCTGGCGGCTGGGATCAACATCGCCGGCGCCATCATCTACACCCTCTTTGGCAGCGGGAAGATGCAACCGTGGGCCATcacggaggaggagagggcggAGGCCGAcaagaagaggagcagctccGTCTCTGCTTAA